AGCAAGCCATACCACTCCCTCCGAGTAGTTATCTCCAACCTGAGAGAACAGCTCCGCAGCGTCCTTGTATTTTCCCAGACGGGCGTTGAGCACAGCCAGTGCCCTTCTAAAGTTGAAATCCCCCTTGAAGAACTTCAGGCCCTCCTTAAACACGCTCTTTGCCTCGTCGTTTGAGCCAATGTAATAGTAGCCCTTTCCGATGTTCAAAAGGACTTTTTTCGCACCGAGTGGGTCGGTCGCCAAGACCTCGAAGTATCTCTCATACAGCCGGTGCAGGATGACCGCCGCTGACCATGGCGGAAAGCGCAATGGTGCCCCAGCGGCCCAGGGAGCTTGAGCGGCACCAGGGCCTACTACCATTATAGATGGCCCAACATCTCCTTTCAAATGCGCAATTATCCGCCTTTTAAGTGCCTTAGACGGCTTAGAAGCTGGCCGTGCCCGCGCCAGGAATTCATATCTGATCATCCAGTTGCCGGCCTCACCCTCATCCCCCGGAACGAACAGCCATATCGCCTTTGTTAGCACGCTCGGGTCCGTTTGAATCGCGCTCTCCATCATTTCGCTGGCCTCTTCGCTTCTGCCCTGAGCAAAGAGAAACAACGCCCTTGCGGAGTAGTGTTCCCGACCGATCGCTCCAAGTCGGTCGAGCACTACTGCTTTCTGGAAGTGAGTATCCGCTCGTTCTGTGTCCCCTCTCAGCCAGTATAGCCAACCTAGTTTCTCGTGATACTCCGGGTAATCACGTTTTCGGGCAATCGCTTGCCCATAAAGCTCCGTGGCCTCCTTGAAATCGCCTTCCCGGATTTTATCTTCCGCGAGCGCGCCAAAAAACGATGGATTGAGAGAGAGCCGGGTCTCCGCAAGTCCGGGCCAGAAGGTCTTCGACTTGAAGGAGAGCCCAGCCGCGAGAAGCATGCTGACAAGAACCACTGCACAGCCAACGTGAAGCATTTTCGTTCTCATCAGCGCCCCCGGTGTGAACCGGAGCTTGCGCCCTTCTTGCGTCCGCCACACTCTCTCGGCGGCGATCAGCAGGCCCATGCACGCGAAAAGCCCATACTTCCATTCGGACGAGCAGAACTCCAGATCGAAAAGACCATGCACCGCAAAGCCCATGATGGCGGCGACAAGGCCCTGCACGATGCTCGAGAGCGGGCCACGAGGCATAAGCCGGAGAAGCGCTGCCCCGCGCGCGAAGAACGTGGTAAGGAGGAACAGGTACGCGCACAGTCCGGCCACACCCATGCCTTCGGCGATGTCCAGGTATGTGCTGTGAGGATGATATAGAACGCTTTTTCTGACATCTACTTCCAGCACAGTTTCGATGCTATGGCCTATACTTGCGTGCGTATAGTAGTTGTTCATGCCAACACCGACCAGAGGGTGTTCGGCGATGATGCGCTCTGACAGCTTCCAGAAGAAGGCCCGACTGGATAGGCTCAGCGGGTCCGTCATACGCTCGAGCGCGCGCGGAACTATTTGTCCCAAGATGATGAAGACAACTAGCACTGCGCCGACAACTATTGGGGCGACTGTTGCCCAACGTTGTTTTTTGGCCATTGCTCGTGTGCGCTTTCGTCTGCCCATTACCAGAAAAGCGCCCATTGAGGCGACGAAACCCAACCATCCTCCTTTTGAGTAAGAGAACACAAGGCACAAAACCGCTGCAACCACCAGGACGCTGAGCAATGCTGATAACCACCTCCTGAGCCGCGCAACAATCAGGGAGAGCATAAGCGGGATGCTGACGACTAGGTGTCCGGCCAAGCCATTTGGGTCAGAGCCCGGCAGCCATAGCCTATTTTTGAGAGCGAAGCCCAAACTAAAGTGTTGGGACAGGATCCAGATTTTTGACATGCCCAGCAGGCCGAGAACGACCCCAACGCATGCTATTGCGGTAGTTGCGCGGACGAGGTCTCGCCTGGTCCGGGTCGTTCCAGCGATAAGCAAGGCTCCGGCGATGCTGGTTGCGATCGAGATAAGTGGCAAGGAGCTGTTGAAGAAGCTAAAGGATGTGATCGTGGAGACCGCGGCCAGACCTAAGAAAGCCATCAACGGCACATCTAGGGGGGAAGGCATCCATATTCTCGAGGTCGCACCTGACCTCGAACGCCAAATGATGCCCAGGATGAGTATAAGCAACGTTCCGTAGCCGTTGAGGTTTGCGGCCCCGTAAACAGGGTATGCAAGGACTATGGACGCAGCGACGCCGAGCGGCAGGAGGTCGCATCCACGATAGAACTCAACGAGCACAGCCAGGAGGACCGCGGAGTGGAACAACAGGACTGGGACCAGCATGTCTGGCTGGTCTTTGAGAGTTTTGGAGTAAAGCGGTAGGATGTGCAGCGCATTTAGTGTAAATACCACCATGAACCCAGTGATTATAGGTAGCAGCGGATCATAGGACCTCTTGAGGACCTGTCCGAGCCCCTGGCAACGGCGCCCTTCGTTTCGGGTCATGGCGCCGATGACAAGGGCGGCGCCAAAGACGCCGAACGTTACAATCCACGTGATGAGCGCGAGGCTCGGTTCCTTTGGGCTGATCACAGCCTCGTATAGGATGAATCCGTATGCTATGAGCAGGAAAGCCCTTTTGCCGAGAGTCGCAAGGGCGCCAGAAGCCCTCATGGGACGGTTATCTCGCCGCCGGGCAATGCTAGTCATCCGCCTCTTGTGTTTGCGCATTAGCTAGCAGCCGGGACAGGTATGAGCCGGCGGACCATAGTGCGAGCAAGAGTGCGAGCAAGAGTGCGAGCAAGCTCACTCTCAAGTTCGGGAACACCGCGGGATCGATCCATTGAACGTCGATCGAGAGAATGGCAAGCACGACCGCCCCCATCTCCATCGCCGTCTTGCATTTGGCCAGGCGGCTCGGGGGTATCACGTCGCCCTTGACGGCGCCCATTTGTCGGATCCCAGATACAGTTATGTCTCTTGCGACCAGCGCGACAACGATCCATGCGGGCACCTTACGGAGTGAGACGAGCGAGATCAGCGCGCCCAAAAGCAGTATCTTGTCGGCAATTGGGTCTAGGAGCGTTCCCAAAGCCGTGATTTGGTTGTAGCGCCTTGCGATTCGGCCGTCGAGCCAGTCCGATCCGGCGGCTATGAGAAAGACCGCAACGGTCACGAATGCGCTGACTCTCAATGGAGAGATCAGCAAAACGACGATGATCGGCGCAAGGAAGATCCTGAAGAGCGTGATGATATTGGGCACGGTAAAGAACGTGGGGCGCATAGTCAGTCTGCCTTGCTCAATCGACTGGACTCAATTACGGCATAACTGATGCCAGAGATGGTCGTCGTGAAGGCAGCTAGCGACCACATTACCCAGAAGAAGTAGTTGGCGGATGGTTGGCCGAACAAATTCACTCCCACGGCGAATAGTGTGCAAACCACTAAACTGAACTGAAGCACCGCTGCGCCCTTACCCCAGAAGTTTGGGGTGATGGTGCAGTCGCACTCGAATAGATAAAGTGCCAGGCCGCCTATGCCGATCAGCAGGTCTTTGCTCACGACTAGTATCGTAAGCCAAAAAGGGACTTTGTCATAATAGGCGAAAGTAACAAGGCTGACCCAGACAATCATCTTGTCAGTGAGCGGATCGAGGAAGGAGCCCAGAGAAGTTACCTGGCGCAACTTTCTAGCAATATAGCCATCAAATGCATCAGCAACGGCCACAGTCGTGAATATCACAATACTGACCCAAAGATATGCATTGCTCTCAACCTTTGAGTAGTACAAAAAGATAAGGTAAAACGGCACAAGAAACATTCGGGATGCCGTTAGTCTGTTAGCCGCGTTCATTGACAACCCTCAATTCAATCCTTAGCTTCAAGCCCTATAATGACGAGCGAACAACACGATGCAATCGCCATCGCAGCTAGGCATACGCTCCGCTAGGGCGACCAGTTGCTTGCCACACAGCAAGTATGGCTCAGTAAAACTTGGCAAATAGCCGATAAATATGCCAGAGGAAATGCAAAAGAAGGTCAAGACAAAGCAACCCTCACGGGAGGGCATGGACGCTCTCTCTACTCGGGACCAGAAGTCCAAGCACCCAAAACCGCTGCCAGCTCGACTCGGTCTGGCAATCATAGTCTCCTTTCTCATCATAGGCTCATTCTGGCTCACTTGGATCAGGATTCTCGAGGAACCTGTCAGCGGCTCAGACATACTCAGGATGCTCTCATATTTCTATAAAGACAGCAACACGTTGCGCATCCCGCATCTCGTCTTCGCCGCGCCGTGTGCTGTCCTGTTGTTGGGCTTTCTAGGCATCCTTTGGAGCTACACCGCTCATAAACACAGGACAAATCTGGCCTACGACATTCTCTTGGCGCTCGTTGCCGTCCTCTCAGGCGCGATCGTTTTTTCTGCGACTTGGCTTGCGTCCAATATGGTGTTTCCGTCAGCGCTCGGCGTCGGTTTCTGGCTTGGGTACCTCGGCTCTGCCTCGCTCTTATGTATCGCACTCGTCTCCGTGGTTGAGCGGCTGGATACCCCGCGTGACTTCGTTCTCTACATACTTGTAAGGCTTGTTGCGGTCGTCTTCAGAGCCTTGCCGAGGCGGGCCGCCATCCGGTTGGGAGAGGGAGTTGCCGCGTTCATACTCACGTTCCTGCGCAAGAGGCGCGAGATAGCACTTCGCAACCTGGGGCTTGTGTTCGGAGATGCGATGAGTATGAGCCAAAAGAAGGACATTGTAAGGAAGAGTTTTAGCAACCTTGGGAGGCTGGTGGGTGAACTCTCGCATCTTGCGGAACTCACTGCAAGGCCCGTGGACGAGCTCTTCGCGTTCGAGAACATCGAGGCCGTCCGGGAGGCGACCGCGGGCGGCAAGGGACTGATCCTTCTGACTGGCCATTTCGGCTGCTGGGAGCTTTCTCAGCTCGGGATGACGAAGGCGGGATTCCCGTTGACGGCTCTGGCAAGGCCTCTTGACAATCGCTTCCTGGACCGATGGATTGGCCGAATGAGAAGGATGACCGGATCAACCATAATCGCCCGCCGACACTCCATGAGAAGGATCGTCTCAGAGCTTAAGGCTGGCAAGATTGTGGCGATTCTGTTTGACCAGAACGTCCACAGGAAGGAGTGCGTCTTTGCGAGGCTTTGCGGTATGAACGTCGCAAGCTCACCTCTTCCCGCCGCACTAAGCCGACTGACGGGGGCGGATGTGGTTTTCGGGGCCGGCGTCCCTTCCCCTGGCTTAAGATACAAGCTGATCTTCTCCGACCGAATACCGAATCAGGCCTGCGACAGCTACGAGGAGTTCCTCACCATCAACACTTCAGCCTACAACGCGGTCTTTGAGCGGTTCATACGTGACTACCCCGAGGCGTGGCTTTGGGTCCATGACCGCTTTAAGGACACGCAAGAGCGCCCAGGTTTTTGGAGCAAGCGGCGAGCCAAGCGGGAAGGTTCCTAGCGAGCTGGCCCCAAGCGTTTTTTCGACCGCCTTTTTGGAGTGCGGCGGGTTCACGCCGCTTTCATTGGTGGTGGCTGTGGGGCGGTGTTTTGGGCGAGAAAAAAGTGGAATTGGCGATCTTGTTACAACCAGCCCCAACGGGGCTGAATGTGAGTAGCCCCGTGTGCAACGCGGGGTTACGGGCGCATCCAAGTCCATCTTTGCGCCCCCAACGGGGTCGAACAAAGACCTGTATATGAACGTCGCGGAATCTCCGTGCCCACCCACCCCCCTTCTTGAGGATCGTGCCGCCTTGCTCCCCCACGCTGCGCCTTTCGGCTTGCATGGGGCTATTCATGTGCAGCCCTTTCAGGGCTGTTTTCCTTTCTTTCTTTGACCCTAATCCGTAGGTTGCACCTACGCCTACTCACGTTCATCCCCTTCCGGGGATGCCGGAAGAACGCCGTCAGTTCAGCAGGCACGGGCACGATTACGAAAACTCCTCCTCTATGAGTGCGGCTTGACTTTCATGTGCCGTGATTGCATCCTCTTCAACCGAATTGATTGATACTGGCCGATGTTGGCCAATTCAAGGGGGCTCTTCCTATGGGTCTTTATGTTGCTGGTATCGCTGTTGGGTTGGTCGGCCTATTCTGGGGATTTTATGCCTCGCAGGTCAAACGCTTTCCCGCCAACATCGTGGGTGGAATCGTTTCAATAGGTTGCCTTATGCTCACGATTGTGAGCGTGCTTTTGTTGTGCGTGCCGGATTTTTTGGGTAGGAGATAACCGTAATGAGTAAGTGCGTAATTTGTGAACAGAAGAGGGGCAAGAGATTCTGCCCGCTGAAGAACGGGATGATCTGCTCGCAGTGTTGCGGACTGCTTCAAGCAGAGGGCAACTGTCCCGGGGATTGTCCGTTTCTTGTAGAGAGCAAGACCTTCGCGTCGGAGAAACAGGGGGAGAGGGAGAACCAGCTCGGCGAGCGGTTCAAACGTGATTTCAGTGCCGACGACGAGGAGGCTATGCAGACCGTTGACAGCGTTGCCACGCCTCTGAACGACTTGTTCCTTGCTGCTGCTAAGGAAGACGGCTATCTTGAGGACAAAGACCTGGTCGAGTCGCTGGATGATTTGATCGTGGACCTTCAGGGCGGTCTTGGTGAGATCAAGACGCCAGAAGATGTGAAGCTCAACAGGGCGGCCAACCTCATTCCGCAGATGAAGGACAAGCTTGAGTCGCTTGACGCGGACCCACCTGTTCCAGATTATTTGGTCGTCCCGAGTCTCGAGATACTGCGAGGTCTTGTCTCGCTCTCGATGAATGAGGAGAACCCCAAGGCCTACATTGATGAGCTGACAAAAGAGCGGGAGAAAGAAGAGACGGAGCAGCCAAAGGAGGAAGAGGAGGTTGCCCAGGTTGGCAAGCCAGTCTCGGTGGATGTTTCCCAGGTCGAGTCGGGGCCGGAAGTGGCCGCGACGGCTGCCCCGCCGGAGGAGCCGACTGCCTCTGACCTGTTCGAGGAGGCTGCGGAGGAACCAGAAGAGAAGTAACAGTGTTTGTGTTGTGCGTGTGTGGAGCGCGAGCCATCTTGCCTCGCTAGTATGGGGCTTATGGTGCAAGTCGCAGCTGTGCGCGGCGGGCTCGCTTCACAGTAACCGAGCATGAGGTAGAACTGATGGCGGTAAGGGTTGCGATCAATGGCTTTGGAAGAATTGGAAGGCTTTATTTAAGGGCGGCTTACAAGAGCCCCGAGCTTGAGTTCGTCCAGATCAACGATCTGACCGACTCGAGAACGCTTGCTCATCTCTTGGCGTGGGATTCGGCTCACGGTCCGTTTCCTGGCAATGTCTCTTACGGCAAGGACTCCATAATGGTGGGCAACACGAAGATCAAGGTCTCTGCGGAGCGTGATCCCGCTAATCTGCCGTGGCGAGATGATAAGATCGATATCGTCATTGAATCGACGGGGATATTCAGAGATAGAGCGGGAGCAAGCAAGCACCTTGACGCAGGAGCCAAGAAGGTCATCATCAGCGCCCCGGCCAAGGAGCCTGACATCACAATTGTCATCGGCGTCAACGACAAGGATTACGACCCAACGAGGCACAACATAATCTCGTGCGCCTCGTGCACGACGAACTGCCTCGCTCCGATTGCGAAAGTGCTGCTTCAGACCTACGGGATTGAATGTGCGTACATGACGACAATCCACTCCTACACGAACGACCAGCGGATCCTTGACTTCCCTCATCCTGATCTCAGGCGGGCGCGGACCGCGGCGGTTTCGATGATCCCAACCACGACGGGCGCGGCGAAGGCCACGGCGCTCGTTATTCCCGAGCTTCGGGGCAAGATCGATGGCATTTCGATCCGTGTGCCGACCCAGAATGTGTCCCTAGTTGATCTCTCGTGCGTTGTGGAGCATGAGACTGACAAGGGTGACGTCAACAGGGCGCTTAAGAACGCGGCCGACAACGAGCTGAAGGGCATACTAGATGTGTGCGAGCTCCCGCTGGTCTCGGTTGATTTCAACAACAATCCGTTCTCGTCGATCGTAGATGCGCTCAGCACGGCCGTCATCAAGGGCAAGCTGGTTAAGATCATATCTTGGTATGACAACGAGTGGGGATACTCCAACCGCCTCGTCGATATGACGAAGCTCGTGGCCGGGTCGCTCTGAGATGATACCGGAGCTGTCTAAGAAAAGCGTTGCTGATGTGGAGCTCTTGGGCAAGCGAGTGCTGCTGCGGGCCGATTTCAACGTGCCGCTTGGCCCCGGGCGCGAGATTCTCGACGACACGCGCATTAGCGCACATCTTCCGACAATCAACTACATCCTCTCGAAGGGCGCCAAACTGATCGTGGCATCGCATCTGGACCGGCCTAAGGGCAAGGTGGTCCCCGAGATGAGCCTCGCTCCGGTCGCGAAACGGCTCGAAGAGATGCTTGAGGCAAAGGTCAGTTTCGTTGACGATTGTGTCGGTCCCAAGGTGGCAAGCGCGGTCGCCTCTCTGGGTGAGGGCGAGGTACTGTTGCTCGAGAACATTAGGTTCAAACCTGGTGAGACTGAGAACTCGCCCGAGCTCGCAAAGCAGTTGGCGATGCTTTGTGATGTTTACGTTGATGACGCGTTCTCGTCTGCCCACCGCGCGCACGCCTCAGTAGTTGAGATCGCCAAGTTCGTCCCTGAGTCCGTTCAAGGTTTCTTGATGGAGAAGGATGTGTTTAATCTCGGGAAGCTTCTTAAGTCGCCCATACAGCCGTTCATCGTCATACTTGGCGGGGCGAAGGTGAAGGACAAGATCGGACTGATCAATCACCTAGTCGGCAAGGTTGACACGATGGCAATAGGAGGCGGGATGTGCTTCACGTTCCTCAAGGCGAAGGGCCTTGGCATAGGAGACTCGTTGCTTGACGAGGAGCATCTTGCGGCCGTCGCCAACCTGCTTGACGAGGCAGAATCGATGGGGACAAGAATCATCCTTCCGGTCGATATCGTCGTGGCAGAAGATGTTTCCGCCGAGGCAAGCGCAAGGGTTGTTTCGGCCGACAAGATTCCCGACGGTCAGAAAGGGCTTGACATCGGGCCGCAAACCACGACTCTTTTCGTCTCCGCAATTGAGAGAGCAGCGACCGTTTTCTGGAACGGGCCGATGGGCGTGTTCGAGAAACCTGCATTTGCCAAAGGGACGATTGCTGTGGCAAAAGCGCTTGCGGCGGCGAGTGCGACAACGGTGGTTGGCGGCGGCGAGACGGTATCGGCGGTCAGGGCGGCGGGTGTTGCTGACCGGATCACGCATATCTCGACCGGAGGTGGCGCCTCGCTTGAGTTCTTGGCGGGCAAGACGTTGCCAGGCATCGCGGCGCTGGACGATATATAGGGATTTGGGAGATGGTGAAAGAGCGAAGGCCACTGATAGCTGGCAACTGGAAGATGCACAAGACGATCAAGGAGTCTCTTGAGCTCGTTGATGGGATAATTGAAAGGTTGGTCAAACAGCCTGCTGAAGGTGTGGATGTCCTCGTTTGTCCGGCGTTTACTGCGCTTGCAGGCGTGTCAAAGCGGCTTGCCGGAACCGATGTTGCCGTGGGCGGGCAGAACTGCTCGCTTCTGAGCGAGGGTGCGCGCACAGGGGAGATCTCACCGTTGATGCTTCTCGACGTTGGCTGCACGTTTGTGATTCTCGGGCACTCGGAGCGCCGGTCCTATTTTCACGAGACTGATGATATAATCAGCGCGAAGGTCAAGCTGGCGCTAGAGTGCGGTCTTCTGCCGGTGCTATGCGTTGGCGAGACGCTTGATCAGCGAGAGCAGGGGCGGACGTTTGATGTGCTTAGGACACAGATTGAGGGCTGTTTGGACGGCATCTCGGCCGAGCAGCTCGCCAGAGTAACCGTGGCCTATGAGCCAATCTGGGCGATCGGCACGGGACGGACTGCAACACCTGAAACCGCGCAGGAGGCTCATCAGTTTATTAGAGGACTGATTGCGTCACTCTCGACGGCCGCCGAGGTGGCCAACAAGATGCGGATGCTCTATGGTGGCAGCGTCAAGCCCGAGAACGCAGTCTCGCTGCTTGCTCAGCCAGATATTGACGGGGCATTGGTCGGAGGCGCAAGCCTGAACGCAAATGCCTTCTACACTATCATCACCAGCGCGAGGTAGTTATACACAATGCTGACAATGCTCATTGTTATTCATGTTCTCTTGTGTGTTGGGCTCATGGCCATAATCCTGCTCCAGGGAGGGAAGGGCGCCGACTTGGCAAGTGTGTTCGGCGGCGGGACTTCCGGAACGGCATTTGGCGTCACTGGCGCCGAGCCGTTTGTCGCCAAAGTGACCACGGCGGTCGCTGTTGGCTTTCTGTTGTCTTGCATAATTCTGTCGTATTTCTACACGCCGAGCGGGGCGCGTTCCGTGATCCAGCAGGGCGCGGGTCAGCAGAGCTCTCAGACAACACCCGGGGCAACGGAGG
Above is a genomic segment from bacterium containing:
- a CDS encoding O-antigen ligase family protein: MTSIARRRDNRPMRASGALATLGKRAFLLIAYGFILYEAVISPKEPSLALITWIVTFGVFGAALVIGAMTRNEGRRCQGLGQVLKRSYDPLLPIITGFMVVFTLNALHILPLYSKTLKDQPDMLVPVLLFHSAVLLAVLVEFYRGCDLLPLGVAASIVLAYPVYGAANLNGYGTLLILILGIIWRSRSGATSRIWMPSPLDVPLMAFLGLAAVSTITSFSFFNSSLPLISIATSIAGALLIAGTTRTRRDLVRATTAIACVGVVLGLLGMSKIWILSQHFSLGFALKNRLWLPGSDPNGLAGHLVVSIPLMLSLIVARLRRWLSALLSVLVVAAVLCLVFSYSKGGWLGFVASMGAFLVMGRRKRTRAMAKKQRWATVAPIVVGAVLVVFIILGQIVPRALERMTDPLSLSSRAFFWKLSERIIAEHPLVGVGMNNYYTHASIGHSIETVLEVDVRKSVLYHPHSTYLDIAEGMGVAGLCAYLFLLTTFFARGAALLRLMPRGPLSSIVQGLVAAIMGFAVHGLFDLEFCSSEWKYGLFACMGLLIAAERVWRTQEGRKLRFTPGALMRTKMLHVGCAVVLVSMLLAAGLSFKSKTFWPGLAETRLSLNPSFFGALAEDKIREGDFKEATELYGQAIARKRDYPEYHEKLGWLYWLRGDTERADTHFQKAVVLDRLGAIGREHYSARALFLFAQGRSEEASEMMESAIQTDPSVLTKAIWLFVPGDEGEAGNWMIRYEFLARARPASKPSKALKRRIIAHLKGDVGPSIMVVGPGAAQAPWAAGAPLRFPPWSAAVILHRLYERYFEVLATDPLGAKKVLLNIGKGYYYIGSNDEAKSVFKEGLKFFKGDFNFRRALAVLNARLGKYKDAAELFSQVGDNYSEGVVWLAAKQYDRAIGAFSNVLRRYIEHQHPHEHARALTMIGKIYKEQGGPDSLLRAKGCYEKALFLSQTAANYKRLSDVLYELGEQDEAKKMYRKALTLHQLGQPLNDEPPRTLPMD
- the pgsA gene encoding CDP-diacylglycerol--glycerol-3-phosphate 3-phosphatidyltransferase produces the protein MRPTFFTVPNIITLFRIFLAPIIVVLLISPLRVSAFVTVAVFLIAAGSDWLDGRIARRYNQITALGTLLDPIADKILLLGALISLVSLRKVPAWIVVALVARDITVSGIRQMGAVKGDVIPPSRLAKCKTAMEMGAVVLAILSIDVQWIDPAVFPNLRVSLLALLLALLLALWSAGSYLSRLLANAQTQEADD
- the pgsA gene encoding CDP-diacylglycerol--glycerol-3-phosphate 3-phosphatidyltransferase gives rise to the protein MNAANRLTASRMFLVPFYLIFLYYSKVESNAYLWVSIVIFTTVAVADAFDGYIARKLRQVTSLGSFLDPLTDKMIVWVSLVTFAYYDKVPFWLTILVVSKDLLIGIGGLALYLFECDCTITPNFWGKGAAVLQFSLVVCTLFAVGVNLFGQPSANYFFWVMWSLAAFTTTISGISYAVIESSRLSKAD
- a CDS encoding lysophospholipid acyltransferase family protein produces the protein MQKKVKTKQPSREGMDALSTRDQKSKHPKPLPARLGLAIIVSFLIIGSFWLTWIRILEEPVSGSDILRMLSYFYKDSNTLRIPHLVFAAPCAVLLLGFLGILWSYTAHKHRTNLAYDILLALVAVLSGAIVFSATWLASNMVFPSALGVGFWLGYLGSASLLCIALVSVVERLDTPRDFVLYILVRLVAVVFRALPRRAAIRLGEGVAAFILTFLRKRREIALRNLGLVFGDAMSMSQKKDIVRKSFSNLGRLVGELSHLAELTARPVDELFAFENIEAVREATAGGKGLILLTGHFGCWELSQLGMTKAGFPLTALARPLDNRFLDRWIGRMRRMTGSTIIARRHSMRRIVSELKAGKIVAILFDQNVHRKECVFARLCGMNVASSPLPAALSRLTGADVVFGAGVPSPGLRYKLIFSDRIPNQACDSYEEFLTINTSAYNAVFERFIRDYPEAWLWVHDRFKDTQERPGFWSKRRAKREGS
- the gap gene encoding type I glyceraldehyde-3-phosphate dehydrogenase, which encodes MAVRVAINGFGRIGRLYLRAAYKSPELEFVQINDLTDSRTLAHLLAWDSAHGPFPGNVSYGKDSIMVGNTKIKVSAERDPANLPWRDDKIDIVIESTGIFRDRAGASKHLDAGAKKVIISAPAKEPDITIVIGVNDKDYDPTRHNIISCASCTTNCLAPIAKVLLQTYGIECAYMTTIHSYTNDQRILDFPHPDLRRARTAAVSMIPTTTGAAKATALVIPELRGKIDGISIRVPTQNVSLVDLSCVVEHETDKGDVNRALKNAADNELKGILDVCELPLVSVDFNNNPFSSIVDALSTAVIKGKLVKIISWYDNEWGYSNRLVDMTKLVAGSL
- a CDS encoding phosphoglycerate kinase, whose protein sequence is MSKKSVADVELLGKRVLLRADFNVPLGPGREILDDTRISAHLPTINYILSKGAKLIVASHLDRPKGKVVPEMSLAPVAKRLEEMLEAKVSFVDDCVGPKVASAVASLGEGEVLLLENIRFKPGETENSPELAKQLAMLCDVYVDDAFSSAHRAHASVVEIAKFVPESVQGFLMEKDVFNLGKLLKSPIQPFIVILGGAKVKDKIGLINHLVGKVDTMAIGGGMCFTFLKAKGLGIGDSLLDEEHLAAVANLLDEAESMGTRIILPVDIVVAEDVSAEASARVVSADKIPDGQKGLDIGPQTTTLFVSAIERAATVFWNGPMGVFEKPAFAKGTIAVAKALAAASATTVVGGGETVSAVRAAGVADRITHISTGGGASLEFLAGKTLPGIAALDDI
- the tpiA gene encoding triose-phosphate isomerase, with amino-acid sequence MVKERRPLIAGNWKMHKTIKESLELVDGIIERLVKQPAEGVDVLVCPAFTALAGVSKRLAGTDVAVGGQNCSLLSEGARTGEISPLMLLDVGCTFVILGHSERRSYFHETDDIISAKVKLALECGLLPVLCVGETLDQREQGRTFDVLRTQIEGCLDGISAEQLARVTVAYEPIWAIGTGRTATPETAQEAHQFIRGLIASLSTAAEVANKMRMLYGGSVKPENAVSLLAQPDIDGALVGGASLNANAFYTIITSAR
- the secG gene encoding preprotein translocase subunit SecG, which codes for MLTMLIVIHVLLCVGLMAIILLQGGKGADLASVFGGGTSGTAFGVTGAEPFVAKVTTAVAVGFLLSCIILSYFYTPSGARSVIQQGAGQQSSQTTPGATEESSGPGATSGTLGTVGTEGTAGRE